Sequence from the Verrucomicrobiia bacterium genome:
GACGCCAGGCGGTTGGGTCAACGCGGCGCGAGGCGGAAAGCCGGGGCTCAGAACGAGAAGCCGTAGGCACCGGAGAGGAGGTGGACATCCACCTCGTAGCGGCCGAGGAAGCCGGGGTTCTGGTTGCTGGCGATGCGGCGATCCGCATAGAACACCCGGGAGTAGGCCAGCCCGAGGCGGTGGCGTCCATGCCGATATCCCACTCCGGCGGCGATGGCGTGCTGGTTGGCGTCGGGGATTTCGGGGGAGAAGGTGTGATCGGGTACGGGGCTTTCGAAGAACTGGTAGCTGGCCTGGAGGCGCCAGCCGGAGCCGAGGTCCCAGGTGCCGGCGACGCCGACGGTGAGGGTATCGCGCCAGTCCTGACGGATTTCGGGCGCGAGGAGTCCGGCGAAGGGGCCGAGGGCGGCGGCGGGAACGCCGATGGGCAGGGTGTCGAAGCGGGAGAATTCGAGCCATTCGAGGTTGGCTTCGACGCGGAAGGCGTCGGTGATCTGCCATCCGTAGCCGACGGCGAGGATGGTGGGGAAACGGATGCGGCTGGCGAAGGGGGCACCGAGGGCGCCGCCGGGCACGCCGGGCACGCCGGTGGCCAGGAGGTTGCCGTCGTAGTTGACGTTGAGGGGGGTGCGCAGGGTGGCGGCGAGGCGGTGGTTGGGGACGAACTCCCAGGTGACGCCAAAGTTGGCGCCGATGCCCGTGCCGGAGCCGTCGAGGCGCAGGTCGCCATCGGGGAGTCCGGGGATGCCGGTGAGGAGCCCGAGCGGCATGAAGCGGCGGAGGGACAGTTCGGAGTACATCACATCGAGGCCGAAGCCGAGATGGAGGCCGTCGGCGGCGCGGACGGCGAGGGAGGGATTGAAATTGAAGCTGCTCAACTCGACGTAGCGGGCGGCGGTGTAGCGCAGGGCGTCGCCTTCGCCCCAGTCGATGGAGAGGCCGTAGGGGACGCTGACGCCGAAGCCAAGGGCGACGCGGTCATCGACGAGGGGTCCGCCGGCGAAGAAATGGGGGAGGAGTTTCCATGGGTCCTCGGTACGGGCGGAGGCGCCGGCGGGGGAGGTGTAGCGAACGGAATGGTGGACGAAGGTGGGTTCGGCGGAGGCTTCCCAGCGCTGCAGTTCGAGGAGATTGGCCGGGTTGTGAAAGACTGCGGAGGCGTCGTCGATGAAGGCGATGCGGCCGCCGGTGGCGGCGAGACCGGCGGTGCCGGTGGTGGGGCTGCGGAAGCCTTCGGCGTGAGTGCCGACGGTGCCGACGGTGCCGACGGTGGCGGCGAGGGTGGCGGTCAGGACGGAGAGGCTCCCGCGGGCGGCGGCGCGAGGGTATTTCGCGGAGACGATGCAACTCGACACCCCGAGGCTTCCGTGGGCGGCGGCGCAAGGGGATGGGAGCCTGGGGTCTGGGAGAGGTGCGGGGGACGAGACAGGGGACGGGAGGGGATGGGAGTGCATGACTTTCTGAATTCTTATGCCCGCGGGGGGATGGAGGAAGCAAGCGGCGTCTATGATGAGGGTTCTTCAAAAATACTCTCACCGGAGTTTTGCTTTCCTACGAAGGGATGGTGTAGGAACGCCGCATGCGCCGAAGCGAGTTGTTCCGGGGCGAAGAAGCGGCGCGGGCAACCGGGGGTGCGCCTTAGTCACGCCCGCTTAAGTGATTCCATTACATGGGACTGAGCAACAGCGACAATCCGCTGCTAGTGAGTCGCGACTTACTGGTCACGTGTCGGAACAGTCTTGGGGCGCCGGTGCGAGCGACGCCGGTACGACTGTCGCGGTACACGGCGCTCCTGGAGATCTACAATCCGCACAGCATTCTTCAGTTGTCGGAGGTGCTGGCGGAGTTTCGGATCAACATCGGGGAGCGGTGTGTGTACGCGGGGCGGGGGGTGGTGAGCAGCATCGTCAACACCGGCATCATGGTGATGTGCGAGGTGACGCTGGACGACGGGTGGCTGGACGTTGATTTGTTCTCGCCGATCGCGCAGCCGGAGCGGTTGCGGGAGGAGTTCCAGGGATTCATCGCCAACTGGCGGCGGCTGCAGGCGATCAGTCCGGACTTCAAGGTGGCGGTGGCGGATTTCCAGATGTTGCTGACGGAGCTGCGGCGGTGGCTGGACCAGGTGGAACTGGGGGTGCGATCCGAGCCGGTGGGGATGCGATCGGAGATGGAGAAGCGGGTTTTGACGTCGCTGGAGTTGCGGATTGTGGAGGAGGCGAACGAATGGTTCGGGAAGTTCGACGCGGTGGCGAGCCAGGTGGATGAGGAGACGCGACCGGCGCACCGGGCGTATGCGCGGCGGCAGATTCATCCGCTGGTGATGTGTTCCCCGTTTGTGTACCGGACGTTCCACAAGCCGCTGGGATACGCCGGGGACTACGAGATGGTGAACATGATTCTGCGGGAGCCCCACGAGGGGGCGACGCTGTTTGCCAAGCTGGTGAACGCGTTGTTTCTGCAGAATCCGCCGGCGCAGGCGCACCGGAACCGGATTCATCATTTGCGGGCGCGGCTGGTGGAGGAGACGGCGCGGGTGGCGGCGCGGGGACGGAGGGCGCGGATTTTCAATCTCGGGTGCGGGCCGGCCCGGGAGGTGCAGTTGTTCCTGGGGGAGAACGGGGAATCGGACGAGGCGGACTTTGTGCTGGCGGACTTCAACACCGAGACGCTGGGGTTTGCGCGGGGATTGCTGGAGGAGTTGAAGGGGCGGCACCGTCGGCGGACCGGGCTGGAGTATGTGGAGAAGTCGGTGCACCAGCTCTTGAAGGAGGCGATGCGGGGCGGGGACGGGCCGATGGCCGGGGGGTTTGACTTCGTGTATTGCGCGGGGTTGTTCGACTATGTTTCCGACCGGGTGTGCCGGCGGCTGACGGAGTTGTTTTACTCGATGCTGGCTCCGGGCGGGCTGATGCTGGTGACCAATGTGGATGCTTCGAAGCCGTTCCGGCACTCGATGGACTATCTGTTGGAGTGGCACCTGATCTTCCGGGACCGGAACCAGATGCGGACGCTGCTGCCGGAGAGCGTGTCGGCGGTGGAGCGGAACGTGCTGGCGGACCCGATCGAGGTGAACCTGTATCTCGAGGCCCGCAAACCCCCGGAGGCGGCGCCCGCGCATGGCTGAGCTTGGCAAGGAGGTGTTGTCGGCATTTCGCCGGCACGAGCGGTCGATCGGGCTGCAGCGGCTCCGGCTCGGGTGCTGGATTGCGATGGCGCTGACGCCGCCGGGCCTGGTGATCGACGTGCTGTATTACAAGCCGAAGCAGGATGTGTCGGTGGACATCATCGTGCTGCTGTTCATCCGGCTGATCTGCACGGCGGCGATCCTGCCGATCCTGTACCTGTCGTGGCAGCGTTTCGGAATCCGGCATTACCGGCTGCTGGGGGTGCTGCTGGCGGCGGCGCCGGCATTGTGCATGGCGTTGATCATCGGGGTCACCGACGGGACGGCGTCGCCGTATTACGCCGGGCTGAATCTGGTGCTGCTCGGGGTGGGGATGGTGATGCAGTGGACCCTGGTACAGAGTCTGTCGGCGGCGGTGATGGTCATCGTCATGTATCTGGGGGCGGTGATTCTGTCGCCGTCGTCGTTCCAGGCGGGGATCTTCCTGAACAACATCTGGTTCATGCTGCTGACCTCGATCATCGTGGTGATTGGGAGCCAGGTGAGCAGCAAGCTTCGGTTCAGCGACTTCGTGTCACGGCACAATCTGGACCGGAGCCGGCACGATTTGGAGGCGACCAACGAGCGTCTTGGGGAGACGAACCAGCGTCTGGCGGAGACGAACCAGCGCATGCGGGAGCTGGACGAGCTGAAGGGCCGGTTCTTCGCGAATATCAGTCATGAGCTGCGTACGCCGCTGACCCTGCTGCTGGGGCCGATCGAGCATCTTTCGCAGCACCCGGCGATCGTCCGGGACGAGCGTCTGCGGGAGTATGTGGGGACGATGCAGGACAACGCGCTGCGATTGTTGAAGCTGATCAACGATCTGCTGGACCTGGTGCGGCTGGATGCGGGGCAGTTCCGTCTGCACAAGGTGCGGTTCGAGGTGGCGACCTTCACGGCGGGATTGCTGAACGCGGTGCGACGGTTTGCGGAGGACCGGGGATTGCGGGTGAGCTGCAACAACGCGCCGGAGTTGTCAGAGATGTGCGGGGACCCGGACAAGCTGGAGAAGGTCCTGCTGAATCTGTTGTTCAACAGCATCAAGTTCACCCCGGCGGGGGGCGAGGTGCGATTGAACGGGTATCGGGACGGGCCCTGGGTGGTCTTCGAGGTGAGGGACACGGGCATGGGGATCTCGCCGGAGAACCTGGCGCAGCTTTTCCAGCGCTTCTGGCAGGCCGACAGCTCGTCGCACCGGAAGTACCAGGGAGCCGGACTGGGCCTGGCCCTGGTGAAGGAGCTGGTGGAGGCGCACGGCGGCGAGGTGATGGCGCGGAGCGAGGTGGGGAAGGGGACCACCATGACCGTGCGGCTGCCGTTGGAGGGCGAAGGGGAGGCTGCCAAGGGGACGGGGCGGGCCGCGGCGCCGGCCGGGGAGAAGGGGAACGAGGCGACAGGACACGGGACGGCAGGCGGCGACGCGGGGCCCGCGGGCGTGGCGGTGGGTGCGGCGTCCCGGCCGGTGGAGGGCGACGGAGGGAGGAACGGGTCCGGGGCCGGGGAGGAGGAGGTGGAAGGGGAGGGGGTGGAGGCCGGGGTCGAGGCTGGGGGGTCGGGGACGCCGGCGGGGTTTGAGACGCGGCGGCACCTGGCGGCGCTGTACAAGCGGGCGGAGCTGCATGCGAGCATCACGCCGTTACGGGCGAGTCTGCGGCCGTGGGATCCGGGACGGGGTGGGAATCGCCCGGAGATCCTGGTGGTGGACGACGAGCCGGACATGCTGCGGTTTCTGCGGAGCCAGTTGGAAGACGATTACCAGGTGCGGGAGGCGGTGGACGGCGATCAGGCGACGGTGATGGCCTCGCAGTATCTGCCGGACGCGGTGGTGTGCGACATGATGCTACCGGAGAAGGACGGGCTGCAGGTTTGCCGGGAGTTGCGGGCCAATCACACCACCCGATCGCTGCCGTTCCTGATGCTGACGGCGCGGGCGGACGACGAGACGAAGCTGGCGGCGCTGGGGGCGGGGGCGAGCGACTTCTTGCCGAAGCCGTTTTCGACGGCGGAATTGAAGCTGCGTTTGAAGAACCTGGTGGATGCGCACCGGCTGCAGGAGGAGCTGGCGCGGCAGAACCGGAAGCTGGCTTCGACTCTGGAGGAGCTGCGGGAGACGGAGATGCAGCTTGTGCAGGCGGAGAAGATGGCGTCGCTCGGGCGTCTCAGCGCGGGGATCATCCACGAGATCAACAATCCTCTGAACTTTGCGCGGACCGGGCTGCACGTCCTGAAGCGGCACAGCCAGCATATTCCGGCGGAACTGCGCGAGGAGTACGACGAGGTGTTGCAGGACATCGGGGACGGCATCGTGCGGGTTTCGACGATTGTGGGGGATTTGCGGCAGTTCAGTCATCCCCAGGGCGACGCCGTGGCGGAGGTGGATGTGGGGACGGCGGTGGAGGCGGCATTGCGGTTCCTGTCGGCGGACTGGAAGGACGGGCGGGTGGACGTGGCGAACGAGATTCCGGAGGGATTCGTGGTGTACGCGAACCGGAACAAGCTGGTGCAGGTGTTGCTGAACCTGTGTCAGAACGCGATCGACGCGATGCGGGACCATCCGCCGGCGGAGGGCAAGGCGCGGCTGCAATTGCGGGCGTGGCAGGAGGACGGGCGACGGCGGCTGGGGGTACGGGACAACGGCCCGGGCATCCCGGCGAACCACCTGGCGCACATTTTCGAACCGTTTTACACGACGAAGGACGTTGGCAAGGGCATGGGGCTCGGGTTGAGCATCTGCTACCGGATCATGGAGGAGGTTGGGGGGCGGATCACGGTGGACACGGAGGAGGGGCAATACTGCGAATTCGTCTTGGACTTTCCCGATCGGTTTGACGATAAGGAAGCCGAAGGATAAGAGGACCCACGGAGCATCGACGGTGCCGGCATGAACTCGATCTACGATTACAAGCGGTTCGCCATTCTCTATGTGGATGACGAAGAGAAGTCGCTGAAGTACTTCACGCGCGCATTCACGGACACGTTTCGCATCTTCACGGCGAACAGCGCGCAGGAGGGGTATCGAATTCTGGAGGACCACCAGGATGAGATCGGCGTGGTGATGACGGATCAGCGCATGCCTGGGGAGCAGGGCGTGCAGTTCCTGGAACGGGCCCGGAGGCTGCGGCCGCAGATCATCCGGATCCTGGCCACGGCGTTCGCCGACCTGGACGCGGCAATCTCGGCGGTGAACAGCGGCGCCATCTACAAGTACGTGACCAAGCCGTGGGAGCCGACGGAGCTGGAGACCACGCTGAAGCGGAGTCTCGAGTTCTTCTCGGTGCAGATCGAGCGGGACCTGTTGCTGCGGGAGAAGCTCTCCGTGCTGCACCGGCTGTTGATCACCGACCGGGTGTTGAGCCTTGGGGTGCTGGCGGCGGGTCTCGGCCGGCACGTCCGGCACGCGTTGGAGGCGGTGGGGACGTTCCTCGAGCTGGCGCCGAACATGGCGGGATCGGAAGTGGTGGACCTGGACCGGTTGCGGGAGCCGAACTTCTGGGAGGCGCTGCACAACCATGCCCACGGGCGGCTGCGGTTCATCCTGGGGTTGCTGGACGACCTGGCGGAGGACCGCGGCGCCAGCTTCCGGTTTGACCAGGAGGTGCGGTTGCGCGAGGCGGTGGACGAGGGGATCCAGCCGATTGCCGGGGATCTGGCGACGCGACGGATCGAGGTGGCCAATCTGGTTCCCGCGGATCTGCCGGCCGTGCTGGTGGATCCGAGGCGGTTCCGGAAGCTCTTCTCGTTCCTGCTGCGCCATGAGCTGGCGACGCTGCCCGAGGGTTCCGTGGTCCGCATCGAGGCGAGCCTGCGTCCTTCCGGAGGGGACCGGGCGGAGGAGATCGACGTGTTCGTGACGGACAACGGCAAGGGAATTCCGCCGCAGACGGTGTTGTCCTTGTTCGACCCGCTGCAGGTGGACGGTCAGCCCACGTCGGAGTCGGAGATGTACCTGATGGCGGTGTACTTCATTGTGTACCACCACGGCGGGCGGATCCAGGTGGGGCAACCGGCCGGGCGGGGTTTGGCGTTGACCTTGACGCTGCCCTTGCGGCCGAAGCCGAGCGAGCCTGGGGACGAGACGCGGGATTTCCTGGTGCGGGCGATGACCAACGAGCGGCTTTGGGATCGGCTGCTGGCCGGGGTCTAGGGCGGTCTCGCGGGTTTTCCGGCGGGGGGCGATTTTCTTTGTAAGAAATCGCCCCCTTCGTGCGTTTACCGGGGGAGCCCGCTGCGGGCCGGGCGAATCAAGGAGTCGCCAAGGGTCGCTGTGGGGCAAGGAAGGTCCGTCTTTACCGACCGACCGACCGTCCGCCATCCGTCCGCCATCCGTCCGGTGTTCCGGAGGGGGGCGGGGGAGCGGGGTTTCGACATCACCGCAAACCTTCACCAACCGTTAACCTGCCATGTCGTCATCGAACAAGCCCGCGCATGAGGTCCGCCTGGGGGCGGTCAAGGCCACCATCTGGCGGAACGAGCACGAATCTGGAGTGCGTTTCAACACGGTGCTGAGCAAGATCTATCGGGAAGGGGAGCAATGGAAGAACACCGACAATTTTGGCCGGGAAGATCTGCTGCTGGTGGCGAAGGTGGCTGACGCCGCCCACACCTGGATATACGCCCAGAACCGGGAGGGGACGGGGCAGGGTGGGAGTGGAGGTGCGGGCGGAGGTGCGGGCGGAGGTTCGGCGGGCGGGAGCGGCCGTTCCGGCGGAATGGGAGGGGGGATGCGATCGCGCTGAGCCCTTGGGGGTGGGGGGACCGGGGCGACGCCGGAATTCGGCCCCGGAACGCCGGCACGAACGGGGCGCACCGGGCGCATCCCGGAGTCGTGGGGCGAGGTGCGAACTTCGCGAAGGGACGCCTCGGGGGCGGATTTGGGAGGCTCACGCTGGAGCGAGTCCACCGAACGGTTCCGGCAGGGCGGGGACGTGGGGGCACGGGGTCGGTCGGACCTGGTTTGGTGTGCACGCTTTAGCGTGTCGGGGGTCGAGTTCCACGAGGCCGCAACGGTGTGGCGCGTTGGGTTGAGGACTCGCGGAGTTCGTCCCCCCGAATTGCTGCCGGCTCACCGACCCTTCGCGGACGGACCCGCGCCGCAGGGGGAATCAGCGGAGGGGCTTGACCTCGACCTGCCGGAAGGCGACGGGGTCGCCATGGCCGGCGAAGCCGAAGTAGCCCTCGGTGCGATTTCTGCCGGGGTAAGGCTGGGTGCCCATGAACTCGGTGACGGCGGCGAGGTCGGCGTTGAGGATGCGGGTGCCGTTGAGTTCGACCTCGATCCGGCTGCCGCGGACGGAGACGCGCTGATAGTTCCATTCGCCGACGGGGCGTTGGTGACCGCGATGGGCGGCCACCATGCCGTAGGCGGAGCCATGGTATTGGCGGGGGTCGAGGCGGGCGTATTTCTCGGCCGTGTCATCCAGCACCTGAAGTTCGCACATGCCGACGTAGGCGGTATCGCCCTGGCCCGGATAACGGAGGGCGAGGCCGTTGTTGCCTCCGGGAGGGAGGAGGAAGTCGAGGAGGACGGTGAAGTCGGAGAATGCCTGGGCTTGATAATAGACGGTGCCGCCCTTGCCCGGGCGACAGCGGAGCATGCCGTCCACGAACTCGTACTCGTCGATGGGGCCGCCCCAGCCCTGGGTGCCGGTGGCGGCGGAGAGAATGGGGAAGAACCCGGCGGCGCGGTCTTTCTGGCGGAGGATCGCATTGGCTTCGGCGGCGGGGATTTCGCGAACGAAGAGGTTGCGCCAGCGGATTTCGCCGCCG
This genomic interval carries:
- a CDS encoding outer membrane protein transport protein — translated: MSSCIVSAKYPRAAARGSLSVLTATLAATVGTVGTVGTHAEGFRSPTTGTAGLAATGGRIAFIDDASAVFHNPANLLELQRWEASAEPTFVHHSVRYTSPAGASARTEDPWKLLPHFFAGGPLVDDRVALGFGVSVPYGLSIDWGEGDALRYTAARYVELSSFNFNPSLAVRAADGLHLGFGLDVMYSELSLRRFMPLGLLTGIPGLPDGDLRLDGSGTGIGANFGVTWEFVPNHRLAATLRTPLNVNYDGNLLATGVPGVPGGALGAPFASRIRFPTILAVGYGWQITDAFRVEANLEWLEFSRFDTLPIGVPAAALGPFAGLLAPEIRQDWRDTLTVGVAGTWDLGSGWRLQASYQFFESPVPDHTFSPEIPDANQHAIAAGVGYRHGRHRLGLAYSRVFYADRRIASNQNPGFLGRYEVDVHLLSGAYGFSF
- a CDS encoding class I SAM-dependent methyltransferase, translating into MSRDLLVTCRNSLGAPVRATPVRLSRYTALLEIYNPHSILQLSEVLAEFRINIGERCVYAGRGVVSSIVNTGIMVMCEVTLDDGWLDVDLFSPIAQPERLREEFQGFIANWRRLQAISPDFKVAVADFQMLLTELRRWLDQVELGVRSEPVGMRSEMEKRVLTSLELRIVEEANEWFGKFDAVASQVDEETRPAHRAYARRQIHPLVMCSPFVYRTFHKPLGYAGDYEMVNMILREPHEGATLFAKLVNALFLQNPPAQAHRNRIHHLRARLVEETARVAARGRRARIFNLGCGPAREVQLFLGENGESDEADFVLADFNTETLGFARGLLEELKGRHRRRTGLEYVEKSVHQLLKEAMRGGDGPMAGGFDFVYCAGLFDYVSDRVCRRLTELFYSMLAPGGLMLVTNVDASKPFRHSMDYLLEWHLIFRDRNQMRTLLPESVSAVERNVLADPIEVNLYLEARKPPEAAPAHG
- a CDS encoding response regulator, whose product is MAELGKEVLSAFRRHERSIGLQRLRLGCWIAMALTPPGLVIDVLYYKPKQDVSVDIIVLLFIRLICTAAILPILYLSWQRFGIRHYRLLGVLLAAAPALCMALIIGVTDGTASPYYAGLNLVLLGVGMVMQWTLVQSLSAAVMVIVMYLGAVILSPSSFQAGIFLNNIWFMLLTSIIVVIGSQVSSKLRFSDFVSRHNLDRSRHDLEATNERLGETNQRLAETNQRMRELDELKGRFFANISHELRTPLTLLLGPIEHLSQHPAIVRDERLREYVGTMQDNALRLLKLINDLLDLVRLDAGQFRLHKVRFEVATFTAGLLNAVRRFAEDRGLRVSCNNAPELSEMCGDPDKLEKVLLNLLFNSIKFTPAGGEVRLNGYRDGPWVVFEVRDTGMGISPENLAQLFQRFWQADSSSHRKYQGAGLGLALVKELVEAHGGEVMARSEVGKGTTMTVRLPLEGEGEAAKGTGRAAAPAGEKGNEATGHGTAGGDAGPAGVAVGAASRPVEGDGGRNGSGAGEEEVEGEGVEAGVEAGGSGTPAGFETRRHLAALYKRAELHASITPLRASLRPWDPGRGGNRPEILVVDDEPDMLRFLRSQLEDDYQVREAVDGDQATVMASQYLPDAVVCDMMLPEKDGLQVCRELRANHTTRSLPFLMLTARADDETKLAALGAGASDFLPKPFSTAELKLRLKNLVDAHRLQEELARQNRKLASTLEELRETEMQLVQAEKMASLGRLSAGIIHEINNPLNFARTGLHVLKRHSQHIPAELREEYDEVLQDIGDGIVRVSTIVGDLRQFSHPQGDAVAEVDVGTAVEAALRFLSADWKDGRVDVANEIPEGFVVYANRNKLVQVLLNLCQNAIDAMRDHPPAEGKARLQLRAWQEDGRRRLGVRDNGPGIPANHLAHIFEPFYTTKDVGKGMGLGLSICYRIMEEVGGRITVDTEEGQYCEFVLDFPDRFDDKEAEG
- a CDS encoding response regulator: MNSIYDYKRFAILYVDDEEKSLKYFTRAFTDTFRIFTANSAQEGYRILEDHQDEIGVVMTDQRMPGEQGVQFLERARRLRPQIIRILATAFADLDAAISAVNSGAIYKYVTKPWEPTELETTLKRSLEFFSVQIERDLLLREKLSVLHRLLITDRVLSLGVLAAGLGRHVRHALEAVGTFLELAPNMAGSEVVDLDRLREPNFWEALHNHAHGRLRFILGLLDDLAEDRGASFRFDQEVRLREAVDEGIQPIAGDLATRRIEVANLVPADLPAVLVDPRRFRKLFSFLLRHELATLPEGSVVRIEASLRPSGGDRAEEIDVFVTDNGKGIPPQTVLSLFDPLQVDGQPTSESEMYLMAVYFIVYHHGGRIQVGQPAGRGLALTLTLPLRPKPSEPGDETRDFLVRAMTNERLWDRLLAGV